GAACTCATGTTGTGAAAGAGGTTCTCGCGCAGATAGGTCTCAGTCTTTCCGGACTCCTTCACCAAAGCGGGATCCATCAGGAAGCGATCCTTACTGAGGATGGCGTTCACGCGAAAGGTGCCCAGCGGAGTCCAGCCCTCTTCAAACGTTGTTCCAGCGCAGGCGATACCGTTGCGGCCGTAGCCAACCTTGAAGCGACGCTCTTCCCGTCCCTGATTGAGCTCTCCCGTGCTGGCGGAGGGATCGGCAGCATCCAACTGAATGCGAATGCTGTCTTTGGAGGTCCGTCCGTCTCTGGAAAGAGGGCCTGAGGAACCACATCCGGCAACCGAAACGAGCACAAAGCTCATGAGCAGTGAACGCATCAGGCTGCGTGAGCACAGCAAGGTCGCAATCCTCAAGTCCAGCAATCGATGACTGCAGGCAGCATGCCGAGTTTTGAGCGGCCTGTCAGAAGCTTGAAGCGTGCGTCAAAAGCATCATCATTGCTCTGCGGCATCGGCAGGATTGAAGGGCTCACCGAAACGGCTGGGCTGGTCACGCAACCAGTTCAGCGTGCTGCGATCCCCGGCGGATGGAGCGAGCACAGGCGAGGCTCCTTGCACCGGAGCAAGGGCATCAGCCGGATCAACGCTGTGCCCCCAGAGACCAAAGGCATGGCCCAACTCATGCAACGCGGTGGCCTGCAGGGACTGCGCCCTCAGCTCCGGCGAGACCAGCACGGTCACGCCTGGTTCCAGTCGCCAGATGTCTGCGCGACGCACTTCCAGCAGTTGCAGCACAGCACGACCATTACTGGCTCTCCAGCCCCCCGCCAACTTGCGCCGCGGCGGCCGACGGCGTTCCACCCGAATGTGAGCACGGTTGCGATCACTCACCCGCGTGATCGGCAACAGAGGCATCCATTGACCCAAAGCAGCATCAATGGCATTCAGCCAGCGTCGCTCCCATCGATCCGCCAGCTCACCAGCAGCAGGCTCGACCCAGACACACCAGCGAGGCAGAGATGGAATCCCGAAAGCCGTGGTCGCCAAACGTGCCCCATATCCAGGTGCTGTTTCGGCAGCCGCAGCAATGAAGGGCTGACCATCCAGCTTGCGAACTTGCTGAACCGGTGGACAGGGGTCATCAAGCATCGAACTCGTTACTCAAGCAGCGGGAAGACCAACACCCCTGGCCATCAGTGTGGCGAGCATCGGAACCAGGGCAAATCCCACCAGCTCCACATTGATGATCCAGCCAAGACGGGTTGCTAGCGCCTCGCCCACCTTGGGCAACTCGCCCTTGCGGAGCGGAAGTGCCCAGAGGATGTAGGTGACAGTGGGATAGAGCGACAGCCCACCCACACTCAGATAAAGGCCGACTTTCCACCAAAACAGTGGGTTTTCGGTGTAAAACTCGCTGCCCTGACCGAAATAGAGCACCCGCAGAATTCCAGTCACCAGCAGAGCCAGTGCTGCAATTCCGTAAATGATGTCGGTGATCACCATGGCCGTGGCAGTCCTGCGATCCGGATCAGGACGAATCAGCCGGCGCTCCACCACCAATGCTGCGAAGCAGAGCATGAAGCTCAGGTAGTGGACGTAAGCCACTCCAGCACTCTTGGCAATCTCCGGAGTCAGCGCAGAGGCCAGCAACATGAGCTCGAATCATTTGTTGCTGGCGACAGTAGCGGCTGAGAGGAAGCCTGCGTCGCTTTCACGGGGAAGGTCTGCACAACCAATTCAAGGCAAATATGAAGCGAAACGAATCACACTATGAACAAAACTTGAATTCGGTACAAATTCAGAATTACGTCTGAAATGTGAATTCCGCAGTCTTCATTACACGCACCAAATAAAAAGGCTTTCGCCCTAGGTTCAATAAACCTGGCAACCATGTGATGGTGAGTTCACTGAGTGCATTTCTAGGCGAAATCGGCAGACATCAACTATTGACTCCTGAACAGGAGTTAACGATGGGGCGCAAAGTTCAAGCGATGGTCGCTCTGAACGAGCGCTGTCAGCTTGCCGGCGGAAGTGGACCCGCATGTGTTTACAACGATGAAGAGAAGCGGACGATTAAGCGGGGAGAAAGAGCCAAAAATCAGATGATCACGTCCAACCTCAGGTTGGTCGTGAATCTTGCGAAGCGATACCAGGGCAAGGGACTTGACCTACTGGATCTGATTCAGGAAGGCACCCTTGGACTCACACGCGCCGTCGAAAAATACGACCCAACGCGTGGTCACCGTTTTTCCACCTATGCCTACTGGTGGATTCGTCAGGGCTTGAACCGCGCTCTTTCAACGCAGAGCCGCACCATTCGTATTCCCGTGAATGTGAATGAAAAACTCACCAAACTTCGTGCTGCCAAGGCTCGACTGATGCAGAGCAATGGCTTGCCTCCAACATCAGAACAACTGGCGGAGTCGATGCAAATCTCCCTCAGCGAAGTGGAAGATCTGCTGGGTTGTGAATTACGCAGTGTGACGGTCAGCCTTCAGGGGGTCGTGAAGTCAAAATCTGATCCTTCAGAGCTGGTTGACGTTCTCCCTAGCGATGAAATTCCACCGATGGAACGGGCGGAAATCGCTGAAAGGACTGCTTCGGCCTGGAAGCTGTTGGACAAATCCAATCTCACGCCCAAAGAACGGACGGTCGTGATGCTGAGATTCGGCCTCGATGGCAGCCATGAATGGCGCACATTGGCTGAGGTAGCCCGGCACATGAACTGCAGCCGTGAGTACTGCTGCCAAGTGGTGCAACGCGCCCTGCGCAAACTGCGCAAAACCGGCATCCAACACGGCCTTGTCGAGATGAGCATCTGAACGGGAACCCACCCCCCGGAGATTCGGCTCACCTCATGGCATATTCGCCTGGAGGGGTGAGATTCTTAAGGCTGACCGCGTAACCGCCATCGCCATGACATCGAG
This genomic window from Synechococcus sp. MIT S9220 contains:
- a CDS encoding L,D-transpeptidase translates to MRSLLMSFVLVSVAGCGSSGPLSRDGRTSKDSIRIQLDAADPSASTGELNQGREERRFKVGYGRNGIACAGTTFEEGWTPLGTFRVNAILSKDRFLMDPALVKESGKTETYLRENLFHNMSSIDFKGDGETGEYGDGYISLAPVPATPQPFRFNTYDGKFRWYSFAIHGTNDPSRVGQSITGGCINVDQKVMTDLLKTVQLGDEVVISSESPCTP
- a CDS encoding DUF2214 family protein → MLLASALTPEIAKSAGVAYVHYLSFMLCFAALVVERRLIRPDPDRRTATAMVITDIIYGIAALALLVTGILRVLYFGQGSEFYTENPLFWWKVGLYLSVGGLSLYPTVTYILWALPLRKGELPKVGEALATRLGWIINVELVGFALVPMLATLMARGVGLPAA
- a CDS encoding sigma-70 family RNA polymerase sigma factor translates to MVSSLSAFLGEIGRHQLLTPEQELTMGRKVQAMVALNERCQLAGGSGPACVYNDEEKRTIKRGERAKNQMITSNLRLVVNLAKRYQGKGLDLLDLIQEGTLGLTRAVEKYDPTRGHRFSTYAYWWIRQGLNRALSTQSRTIRIPVNVNEKLTKLRAAKARLMQSNGLPPTSEQLAESMQISLSEVEDLLGCELRSVTVSLQGVVKSKSDPSELVDVLPSDEIPPMERAEIAERTASAWKLLDKSNLTPKERTVVMLRFGLDGSHEWRTLAEVARHMNCSREYCCQVVQRALRKLRKTGIQHGLVEMSI
- a CDS encoding peptidase, yielding MLDDPCPPVQQVRKLDGQPFIAAAAETAPGYGARLATTAFGIPSLPRWCVWVEPAAGELADRWERRWLNAIDAALGQWMPLLPITRVSDRNRAHIRVERRRPPRRKLAGGWRASNGRAVLQLLEVRRADIWRLEPGVTVLVSPELRAQSLQATALHELGHAFGLWGHSVDPADALAPVQGASPVLAPSAGDRSTLNWLRDQPSRFGEPFNPADAAEQ